From the Flavobacterium galactosidilyticum genome, one window contains:
- a CDS encoding acyl-CoA thioesterase has product MKNHQIEVRVRYSETDQMGVVYHGNYIPYFEIGRVEWLRNKGISYKSMEENGIALPIVSMNINYKKSARYDELLTVHTAFKSRSAVKIEFDCAIYNESDELLTTAHFILVFVSLKTGRPTAPPDNILELFKTLE; this is encoded by the coding sequence AAATAGAAGTTAGGGTTAGATACTCTGAAACAGACCAAATGGGTGTTGTATATCATGGGAATTATATCCCTTATTTTGAGATTGGACGCGTCGAATGGCTCAGAAACAAAGGGATTTCATATAAATCTATGGAAGAAAATGGAATTGCACTTCCTATAGTTTCTATGAATATAAATTATAAGAAATCAGCGCGCTATGATGAGCTGCTAACAGTTCATACTGCTTTTAAAAGTAGGTCCGCTGTAAAGATAGAATTTGACTGCGCTATTTATAATGAGTCTGATGAGTTATTAACAACTGCCCATTTTATTTTGGTTTTTGTGTCTTTAAAAACGGGAAGACCGACAGCTCCACCAGATAATATTTTAGAGTTGTTCAAAACACTTGAATAA